Part of the Cydia pomonella isolate Wapato2018A chromosome 8, ilCydPomo1, whole genome shotgun sequence genome is shown below.
ttgttggataggtctttcaaagtGTCCtctaaaaccattttttgataaagttaatattttcggaaataatcgctggACATCATCGGTCCAGCcatttttgaattattgtaaGAAACCTTCTCTTCTTACATTAGTAAAAAAggcgtacaaagcgctgcgaaggctcccttatgcttgtaagttgtaatgtaatgtattacAACTTACAAGCATGTACACATGATACTaattaatagcccccgtttggcctgttctgaccgAATGGTAACTAtgaaaccctacactgaccatggcccgacatggtcttgaccgatttttttaaCTGATTTGTTAGAATATGTTGTCAGGATAATTTTCTTTCCGAAATCAGCTTACGACTCTGAAAGAAATCGTTCTTTAGCGATCTGTCTATCTATCTTATGAGGAATATAGCCGGGAACATTAATCCACACACCACTACCGTGTCGGTCCTCGCGTGCCTCACGGTTTTGGGTCGCACGAACCACCTAGTAGAGGAAAAAAATTGGGTGAAATCAAATATTCAAACGCTCGGCGCGTTTTCACGACGTTTTCAAGTGTAATGAAACGTTACGGCGACGATGTAATGTACTAACATGTTTATTTCTAAACGTAACGGTGTATCAAAGGATCGTATATTGCTCGCTGTTTTAGTAGGTAGTATGCAATATATTAAGCGTCCCGTATTAATATTTTTCGTTTTAACTTGAGCAGTCGAGTAAATAAGGGAGCCGGAAgcaagtttgaaaaataaattaggcAACTTTTACCAGATTCTTAACTTCTCACTGAAAGTATACCGTTCTGCTTTAAGTGCAGTAAAGAATCGTGAATCAGTGATATTATTCTAGTCTAGATCCTACAGAATAATCTAGAAATCTTGTGTCAATCTTttgtctgtgtatgataagATTGATAAGGATACTGACCGAATTTTTAGTCATCttttagacatttttagggtttcatacccaaagggtaaaaacgagaccctattactattaagactccactgtccgtctgtctgtttgtcaccaggctgtatctcatgaaccatgatagctagacagttggaattttcacagatgatgtatttctgttgccgcaataacaacaaatactaaaaacagaatataattaatatttaagttgtGCTCCCATACAACCAACGtgtttttttgcgtttttttgcgtaatgttacggaaccctacgtgcgcgagtccgactcgcacttggccggtttttagatTATTTCTGCTCTATagctaagtacctacaacacaaccAAGGTTTGATGTTTGATGccacgatttttgaccaccacacacaaTCATATGGAAGGTTAAATGAGTTTGCAATTGCATTGTCAGTCAAAGAAACGAATCATTACCAGAACGGAAGTGACACAGCCTTTAAGGAGGCCATCATGTTGTAAGCATTGTTTAAGTAGGTAACTTGTTTTTTTCTGCATATGTAATAATTAGTGGTAATTGCACAACCGATTAAATACGATCGATAAGagcgtttctttaaaaaaaaatctacttttaattaattctgtatttttttataaattttgttatttctactcagaatcatgagCCTATTCGATCCTAATGAGATAAAAAATGTCCCAgagttttttcctattgtgttaccattacCCTGTATACCTTTTAcggcggtaacaaaaaggaaagtttgaaaaatgtgtggaaattttgggacactttttttctcctataaggattaaaagggctcgcgatcctgactagaaataacacaaaagtggcaaaaaacgtcacatataaaaaaggcaaaaagtaACGCTCATTAAgcatacttacttaatttatttaacatacataggtacttttTGGGATCTGAACATCTCCTTTTAACGGTGTCCTGTCGTTTGGCCAAAAGATGTTTAGCAAATTGACACTTGGCaaccaactactggcaaaattatattttagcaaatcatttttttacaacaatatttttgacaaattattcttattaccaaataattaactaataaaatttcatttcataacagatctttttgacaaatgattatttaacaacaaagttaacaaataaatctatcattggtcaaaaaatgtttgctataatgtattatttgacatgtgtttctgtactaataaactgTAAGCGAGCCAGACCTGTCGGGGCAATCCGActcggataggttaggttagaagcctaaggcgggagccttgctcccgccttaggcttcgaggttattttttttttttaacaacgcgAAAAATGTAAGCAACGATTGCTTGCTTGTCTTGCAACTAAGTAACTTACCTCAAAATAATCTGGCCCAAATGAAAATTGCAACCATGCAGAAATATTCCCTCAAAGTTTGgtgaatgtataaatttgctaaacatattactaggtgacatgaaaaatataaaattgatactttgtattttgacatattgtaataatgtattatttactaaatgattatttgtcaagtgactttttgtaaaatgatacatttgcggaataacatatttgccaaataatactttggtgaaacgttttttgtaaaatgaaaatttgccaaCATTGTTTTGGTTAAACATTAGTGAACCCCTTTTAACATTTGGGTTGCCTCtaattagtttagttttattttagtttagttagtattttatctacacgcATATcgtaaaccctctatgatgctttTAATAAGCGCAAATTACGGCCAGTATAAAGATGAagtgttttgttacaacaaatttcttaattgtgaaaatgttattattgcgtAATACTGTGTAATAAAGCTgatattgtgtaataataatttatttcatgcataattaggcattaaaacactcgtgttatgtttttataaaatcCACTTCTAGCTtatttcataaacccacactcgtattatAATGCCTATAGCAGTGACACTTGACCGCTTCCATTTTTAAACGATCGTACCTTtaggtatgtacagtcacgtctgaaaatattgatacaacgTGAAAGTTGAAATACTTtccaaaaaacatttattagtaGAGGTCATGTGGATCTCATGTTTCTGAAGTTATCAGTGCACTTATCCCGAAAGGCAATTTATTTCAATGTAACTAACTTTTCAGACACTTCCCACAACTCGCGGGCTACTTTCAAATCTTGAGCACTTTTTGAAGGTACCGCTTCTCGGCAGTCTTTAAAGTAGCGACCACTGACTGACGCAACCTCTGGTGCCACGGCCAGGTGAACCGTCGTCTGAGCACCTTCCCAGCTATCTTTGAAGAAAAGCCTCAACAGGGGCAATAACTGGTTAAGCACTGgtataaaagttaaaatctCAGTATCGACGACTCCCGGATGCAAACAATTAACAGTTACTCCAGTACCGCGCAATTGGCGATCCAACTCAACAGTCATCAATATGTTGCACAATTTAGACGCAGAATACACCTTACTCACATTTATCGTTGTATCTGTTTCTTTCTCGCCATTAAGGTTTTTGAAATCGATGATCCCTTTTTCATGCGCTATAGAAGAAACATTGATTATACGACTAGGCGCTGATGTTTTTAGTTTCGGCAGAAGCAAGTTAGTCAGCAAAAAGGGTCCAAAATGGTTGGATTGCATGCCTAGTAGAAGTCCATCTTCAGTCTTCACGAGTTTTGATCCGTATATGGCAGCGTTATTTATAAGAATGTCGAGTCGTCCCTCTGTTTTGTTGATGTTGTCGGCGAATTCTCTGACTGATTTTAAAGATGCAAGGTCAAGGTGTCGATAGTGCACATCAGGGTTGCTGGTGGCAGCGACAATCTGGTCTCTGGCAGCGATGGCGCGGCCCTCATTCCTGCATGCCATGATCACGCGCGCCCCTCTCTCCGCTAGGTTCTTAGCCGTTTCAAATCCTATGCCCGCATTTGCACCGGTCACTATGACCACTTTTCCCACCAAATGGCGGCTGCTTTTGCAGATGCCGCTCGTAAGTTTGGCATAAACCCATGTGACGAATATGAGCAAAAACAGTAAGAATAATAACTGGATTAAAAACCACATGTTGAGTGTCGCGTCTACTGTACGGAGTCTTGTATTACACTGAGACAGCAATGACGTCGCCGAGTACTTATGTAAGAAGGTCAATCTTTCTGTCTAAACGATATCTTATCATCTGTACATAATCTGCAGCGGTATCATTGTAGCATTTTTATCAcgtgtcatgtcatgcgtcactttcgcacttacatacttgttagaacgtgacagtcatggtgacaaatgataaagagccaaccatcttagccctactgttctTCAAAAGTAAAACGACAAGCTTTTCACTTTATATTTGTCAGAACTATCAATATatgattaatattaatttattccaTTGACACAAACAGCAAAGAGTTAATGTATACCTCTTTGTATGAAATCCGTATTCTATAGGCACTGAAGGAGAAAACTTAAACCCAGAATAGGAACGATGTAAAAACGTAGATACTTTGCCGACATATGATAAATTgttatgtataattttctttaagaaatctATAAATTAATGactaatacaaaaataaatccaTATCTGGATATTTATGTTGATCGACTTAAACCTATGACCTAAACCCAAATTAAGCATGGTAGagcttatatatatacaatactttGCTTATAGGACGATTATGATGGCTCTCATTgccattaataatatttatccaTGCCATATCTATGCGCTGTTGCCGGTCGTAATTGAAAAACTTATAGAGGCATTAAGATTCATTCTATAATAGCGTCTGCACGCAGTTTGTGCTATTGCAATCAATCAACGAGCAAactataaattacaattatttttagtaatcTAGGTACAGATGTGCAATATGcggaaattttcaaaaaaattgttaatactcgcagaaatttcaagaattttttacaggaaacaaaggaaactttcattttgaaaatggaaaatttcgatttttatacaaaaatataaggtTCGGAAATTTTCCCCAATGAAAATTATGCAATATCAGAGATTTTTAAACAGGACGACAGTAAATCTTCCCTATGATCGAAGTAGAATGTGACTTGTTTCGTGTGATATTGAGGTCATTTGGCTACGCCAAGTcataaacaaaacaacaaacatcgTCCTTCAGTTTACAGTGCAGTTTGCGAAGTGCTCACATTGTCCCATCAGCAACTTTCATAATGCCCTCCCCATTTTAGTCCAATCGGAGAAGACATTGACCGTAACAATATCATAAGCCTCCATAAAGTTTCATTAAGTATGCAAGAACCACTATCGAACTTTAATAGCATTATTCCTTCCGGGAAAACTTTGTCAAAGTGTGCTATCGCCTTTTAAGCATGTATTTTGATGCGATTGAATTTGAGTTCACGCAATTTTATCGCCCATTCTTTACGAACTGATGGCCATATAGTGCCATATATTAAATGTTTGTGTAGTACATGTAGTAAATACTTATGCAATTCAGATGACAATACCATACATtggattttattttcatttgaattacataaatatttacttgtaaaAATCATAACAATATGACTATTAGAAGTAGGTACTGCAACAATTTATTAAAAGCATGATGGTAAAATCGTTAGTTATACTAGtgatgattatttaattttattgacattttaaCGTAATGATCCACGTAATGATTGTTCGTGCCAAGGAATAAAAAACGCAAATCAAGTTTTTAGTGTCACTGGTTACGATTAGTTTTCCATGAGACTAAAGAATCTTGAAATTCTCATTTCACGGTATTTAAATGTATGATATATGAATTTTGTCTGGTAGTTATAACCAATTTCCATAATGGGCGATATatctactaagcatgttaatataacaatatatcttCGAACATAGTGAGCCAGTATTGTCTTTTGGACATCGGGACAGGATTACAACAAAAAGTAGATTAACCCAAAAACAACCTAgaagagcccaactggggaagtaccttacagataaccgcagccaaataacactagaccctactcaagTGAGGAACTAATGAAGAGCGACCTTCCAATATCACTAAAGCGTAAACTCGTTGACATGTGTATTCTGCCTGTCTTAACCTACGGTGCCCAAACATGGTCGCTCACCGAGAGTCAGAAGTCCACATTGAAGgtttgccagcgagcaatggagcgcagcattCTAGGTGTCACAAGGACGGATCGCATCCGAAACAGTACACTGCGCTCCAAAACACGCATAGCTGACGTGGGACCGCCAGgctgaagtgggactgggcgagtaacgtctgccgcatgcagccggataggtgggctagtatagccaccaagtggatgccgcaagttaagcgcggacgtggcaggcccagacggagatggcgggacgacctagaCACCGTCATCAGTAACTGGCCAGAAATAGCACAACATCGGGAGCTGTGGAGATCACGGGGAGAGGCCTTCGCCCAGCAATGGGACACTATATCgggctaaaa
Proteins encoded:
- the LOC133520413 gene encoding retinol dehydrogenase 13-like; its protein translation is MWFLIQLLFLLFLLIFVTWVYAKLTSGICKSSRHLVGKVVIVTGANAGIGFETAKNLAERGARVIMACRNEGRAIAARDQIVAATSNPDVHYRHLDLASLKSVREFADNINKTEGRLDILINNAAIYGSKLVKTEDGLLLGMQSNHFGPFLLTNLLLPKLKTSAPSRIINVSSIAHEKGIIDFKNLNGEKETDTTINVSKVYSASKLCNILMTVELDRQLRGTGVTVNCLHPGVVDTEILTFIPVLNQLLPLLRLFFKDSWEGAQTTVHLAVAPEVASVSGRYFKDCREAVPSKSAQDLKVARELWEVSEKLVTLK